The DNA window GCCATCGCGCGGTGTTGTCGTAGAACGCGGGGCAGCTCCAGCCCGTCAAACCACAAATTGTGGTGGCGAAATCTTGGGACAAAAATGACACCTCATGGCCGGTCACGCAGGAGCGAGCGATGAAGCTATCGAAATAGCGCGCCAATGTCGTGCCCGCAAAGATGTCGGTGATCACCAACCGACCGCCAAGTTTGGTGTGCGCGGCGAATCGCTCAAACGCCCGCATTTTGTCGCGGACATGATGGATGGCGCCGCGGCTCCAGACCGCGTCGAAACCCTTGAACGCCAGTTCCATATCCTCTGCTGCCTGGTGGTGGATACGGATATTGCGCGGCAGAATTTCGGCAAGCCCTTGCGTTTGCTCTGACGCGGGATCGACGATGTCCAGGCGGCCGTTCGCACCAAGCGTTCTGGCAATTTCGCGGCTGAAGTACCCTGTTCCGGCACCAACCTCCACAATGGATTCCCCTGGTCTTGGTTGAAGCAAGTCGTGCATTAATTTCAAATCGTGTAGCCACGCGTCGGGATACAGACGCAGGGCATCCTGATAGTTGGTCGAGCGCTCACCACTGAATTCGGCATCGGTGTCGGCATACATGGCAATGATCTCCAAAATTGACAAAAGGCTGAAAACCGCGATCAACAACCGCATCCCATTGCGGCCGTGCCCGTTTCATTGCACGCTCTCCACCGCCAGCGGAGTTTTCTTTCCCTCTTTGAACTGCGACAGGGTGATGACCGGATGCACCAATTCGCCGGTGGAGGTGAAGCGAATGTCTTTCTTGGTCACGCCCTCGTAGTCGACGTGGCGGATGAAGGGCAGGTAGACCTTGGGATCGACCGACTTGGCTTTCATCATTGCGTGGGCCAGCACCATCGTGGCGTCATAGGCATAAGACGAAAACGGCTGCAGGGCGGAGGCGCCGAATGCCTTCACGTAGCGGGCCTTCCATGTGGGCCCACCGGGCATGTCCTGCAGCGGCGTGCCGCCTTCGGCGCAAATCGTGCCGTTTACCGCAGGGCCGGCCAGTGTCGCTAGTTCGCTGGTGCAGATGCCGTCGCCGCCCATGAACTGCGCCTTGACGCCAAGCTGCGCCATCTGGCGCAGCATCGGCCCGGCCTGGGCATAGGCCCCGCCGTAGAAAATCACCGCCGGATGCGCCGCCTTGATCTGGGTGAGGATGGCGGTGAAATCGGTCGCGTGGTCATTGGTGTATTGGTGATCGACGATGCGCATGCCGTCCTTCTTCGCGTCGGCAATGAACACGGAAGCGATGCCCTGGCCATAGGCGGTGCCGTCGTCCACCACCGCGGCGGTCTTGTCGTGCAGGTGGTGTGCCGCGTATTGCGCCAGGCCGGCGCCGATGGCGTCGTCGTTCGCCAGCATGCGGAAGAACGTCTTGAAGCCCTGCTGGGCAATTTTGGGATCTGTGGAAGCCGGGGTGATTTCAGGAATGCCCGCGCGGTCATAGATGCGCGAGGCTGGGTAGGTGCAGCCAGATTCGAGGTGGCCGACGACGCCGTTCACTTTTTCATCGGCGAACTTTTGCGCCACGACCGTGGCCTGCTTGGGGTCGCCCTGGTCGTCCTCCACATCCACCTTCCAGGTCACCGGCTTGCCGTCGATGCTGGCGTGCTCGGCGTTCAGGTGCTGAATCGCCATCGAGACACCGTTGGCCGCATCCTTGCCGTAGGCAGAGGCCGGGCCGGTCATCGGCCCGGCATAGCCGAGGGTGACCACGCTGGGTGCCGCAAGGACGGGTGCTGCGGAACAGGCCGCGAGCATGGCGGCTATCGCACAACGTTGCAAGGTCAACATGGTGAGACTCCTTCTCGGGAAATGCAGGCAAGGTGCGACTGACTCGGTTCTGGCTCAACTGGTACGACGAGTCAATGTCGCGCGTTGTCGCTACTGCGGTCAGGCGTAGCTGCCATCTGACGAATCGATACTATTACCAGTATGCGCTAAGATTAAAATCAAATGGTTGCAACTATGGGGTTATGCAGCAAGTATTTTTCCAATAGTGCCGTCATGTCGAAAGAAACATCCGATCTCCTGCAGGATTCCTACGTACGCCGCATGATCGACATCGTGCAGAGCGACGGGCGCATCACGGTGCAGGCGCTCGCCGACTCGATCGGACTGTCGGCGCCCCCGTGCTGGCGGAGGTTGCGGGATATGGAGGAAAGCGGCCTGATCGTCCGTTATGCCGCACTCCTTGACCGCACGAAGTTGGGCCTGGACTCGTGCATGTTTACGCAGGTGAGTCTGGAGAAGCACTCTGAGGCTGTCGTCGCCGATTTCGAGCGGGCCGTGCGCGCAGCACCGGAAATCCAGGAGTGCTGGGTCATCACCGGCGACGCGGACTACCTGTTAAAGATCTACGTGCCAGATGCGCAGGCATTCGATCGTTTCGTCTCGCGCTTCATGCTCAAGATCAAGGGCGTGCGCCAGTTGAAGACAGCGGTGGCGTTGCGCGAAGTCAAGCTGGAAACCCGGCTCCAATTGCCGAGTGGATGAATGGGACGAGGTGTGGCACTGCAGCCTCATCTGTCGATGTAGGGCGAAGGACGTGCATGGAAAGTTCTCGTTCTTCCGAAGCTCAGGGCCGCAATCTTCGTCTGCTGGAACTTCAAATCCGCCTGCATGCGGGCAATGACCGTACGCGCGTACTGCGCCGCCGGATCGTCGCCCAGGGCTTGGAGTCGGTCGGTATCCAGAGCGTCAAGCATGGGCAGATTCTCTCGCGTGCGCGCGCG is part of the Thiomonas sp. X19 genome and encodes:
- a CDS encoding branched-chain amino acid ABC transporter substrate-binding protein, whose protein sequence is MLTLQRCAIAAMLAACSAAPVLAAPSVVTLGYAGPMTGPASAYGKDAANGVSMAIQHLNAEHASIDGKPVTWKVDVEDDQGDPKQATVVAQKFADEKVNGVVGHLESGCTYPASRIYDRAGIPEITPASTDPKIAQQGFKTFFRMLANDDAIGAGLAQYAAHHLHDKTAAVVDDGTAYGQGIASVFIADAKKDGMRIVDHQYTNDHATDFTAILTQIKAAHPAVIFYGGAYAQAGPMLRQMAQLGVKAQFMGGDGICTSELATLAGPAVNGTICAEGGTPLQDMPGGPTWKARYVKAFGASALQPFSSYAYDATMVLAHAMMKAKSVDPKVYLPFIRHVDYEGVTKKDIRFTSTGELVHPVITLSQFKEGKKTPLAVESVQ
- a CDS encoding Lrp/AsnC family transcriptional regulator, with the translated sequence MSKETSDLLQDSYVRRMIDIVQSDGRITVQALADSIGLSAPPCWRRLRDMEESGLIVRYAALLDRTKLGLDSCMFTQVSLEKHSEAVVADFERAVRAAPEIQECWVITGDADYLLKIYVPDAQAFDRFVSRFMLKIKGVRQLKTAVALREVKLETRLQLPSG
- a CDS encoding class I SAM-dependent methyltransferase; translation: MYADTDAEFSGERSTNYQDALRLYPDAWLHDLKLMHDLLQPRPGESIVEVGAGTGYFSREIARTLGANGRLDIVDPASEQTQGLAEILPRNIRIHHQAAEDMELAFKGFDAVWSRGAIHHVRDKMRAFERFAAHTKLGGRLVITDIFAGTTLARYFDSFIARSCVTGHEVSFLSQDFATTICGLTGWSCPAFYDNTARWRFADSQHLGKFLRLLFSAKPEYSDEDCLEGVQDFLTVQDGGGSCTLLWPMTTLVAQRAATH